The stretch of DNA GTAAAAAAGACATCAAAGACCATATTCTTGTAGAAGCTATGGAAATATTAAAAAATGAAGGCAGCAGTGGAGTTACCATGCGAAAAGTTGCCTCTTCTTGTAATATTTCCCTCAGCAATCTTCAATACCATTATACCAATAAAACAATTTTATTGCAAGCACTTAGTGCTAAGTTTTTTGCGCACTGTAGTGAAAATCTTTTGAATGAATGGGAAGTAATATCTGCCGAAAAGGACCTTTCAACAGAACAATTCATAAGAAAATTAGTAGAATTTCTTATAGGAGATGATGAGATTGGAATAGATTACTACTTATATCGAGAAATATGGGCATTATCTCTCAGAGATCCTGAACTCTCTATCGCGGTGAAAGATTTCTATAGCAATTATGCAAGACTAATTGCAGAATTGATCGGACAAGTAAAACAATCATCTACGGAAGAAATTGCCAGCCTCCTGGTTCCTTTCATGGAGGGATACTCTATTGTCAGGAAAGCAATGCCTTCAGATGCTAAGCAAATGACAGAAACATTGGTAAGGATTATCGTTGCTCTTTAGATAGTATTTTGTTAAAACACATATAAGAAGAAAGGATGGCTTTTAAAGCCATCCTTTCTTCTTATATGTTTACATTCTATTCAAACATTCCAAAACTCCCTATCCAAACTTCTGTATTGTATTGCTTCGGAAATATGATGCGATAGTACTTTTTCAGATTGTTCTAAATCAGCAATAGTTCTGGCCACTTTTAAGATTCTGTCATAAGCTCTTGCAGAAAGATTAAGCTTATCCATCGCTAATTTTATAAGAGCAAATGAAACTTCATCTAATTCACAAAACTGCTCTATTTGCCTTACTCCCATTTGAGCATTATAGCTGATATCTAAATTTTTATATCGCTCCTCCTGCATCTCCCTGGCTTTGAGCACTCTTTTTCTAATCTCTTCACTTTTTTCACCTTTTCTTTTCTCTGCCAATTGCTCAAACTCAACTTTTTGAATTTCAATATGAATATCAATGCGATCTAAAAGAGGACCCGAAAGCTTATTCATATACCTTTGCATTTCCAAAGTAGAAGAAGTATTGTTAGGATCATCAGGGAAATAACCACTTGGGCTGGGATTCATCGAAGCAACCAGCATAAAGCTGGACGGATAAATGACTGTAAATTTAGCTCTGGAAATTGTGACTTCACGGTCTTCTAAAGGCTGCCTCATAACTTCAAGTACTGTTCTTTTGAATTCAGGCATTTCATCAAGAAACAAAACACCATTGTGGGCTAAGGAAATTTCTCCGGGTTGCGGATAACTTCCACCACCTACTAAAGCTACATCGGATATCGTATGATGTGGAGATCTGAAGGGACGCACGGTCATTAATGAAGTTTCCGAGCCCATCTTTCCGGCAACAGAATGTATTTTGGTAGTTTCTAAAGCTTCTTTTAAAGTTAAGGGAGGCAGAATACTCGGAACCCTTTTTGCCAGCATCGTTTTCCCACTTCCCGGAGGACCTATTAAAATAATATTATGCCCACCTGCAGCAGCAACCTCCATGGCTCTCTTTGCAGTTTCCTGTCCTTTTACTTCAGAAAAATCAAATGGAAAGTGATTGATCTTCTCCTGAAATTCTTTTTTAATATCCAATACTACTTTTGGAATGGCTTTTCCTTCATTAAAAAAGTCTATCACTTCTTTAATATTTTCAGCCCCATACACTTCAAGACCTTCTACAATGGCTGCTTCTCTGGTGTTTTGTTTGGGAAGAATTATTCCTTTAAATCCTTCTTCCCTAGCCTGAATCGCAATGGGCAATACTCCTTTTATAGCCTGAAGACTTCCGTCTAATGAAAGCTCTCCCATAATGATATAATCATGGATATTCTCTGCAAGAATTTGATCTGAAGCAGCTAAAATACCTATGGCTATACTTAAATCATAAGCCGAGCCTTCTTTTCGAAGATCAGCCGGAGCCATATTAATGGTAATCTTTTTTCCGGGAATTTTATAGCCTCCATTTTTTAGTGCGGCTGAGATTCGGTAACTGCTTTCTTTAATAGCATTATCCGGGAGCCCTACCAAATGATAACCGACACCTCCCGTATCTATATTTACTTCAATAGTAATAGTCTGAGCTGCAACTCCATGAATTGCACTTCCATAAATTTTGATCAGCATAAGTGTGTTTTATGTAAATATAAATCAATTTTCATTTGGATAAGCTTATGCTAATGAATAATTTATTGTCTTATTGTTATGTTTTCATGGTTTTTCTGAAAACCAGTCAAGCAATATGTCTTTTAATTATCATCTATAAACTCAGTTTCCAGAATTATAAGGTATTCTATAAAAGAAATACAACCGGTACAACTAATATCAAATCAATCTCTTAGTCTGAAAATTTTATAATCCAGTAAAGCTTTGGATAAAAACTGAGCGTTTACATACTAACTTTTTCACTTCTTTTTTAGGAAATTGATACAAACAATAGCCCCAATCATCATCAGAATACCTATAATTTGTATTAAATAGATTTTTTCACCCAGAATAACATGGGCAGAAAAAATAGCAGCAGGCAGTTCTAAGGTTAACAACGTTGAGCTTAGCCCTGCTCCTATTTTTGGCATTCCTACCGTAAAGCAAATCGGAGGTATTATTGTTCCGAAAATGGCTAAAAAAATACCCCATTGTATTAATCCGAAATTAAAATTGATGCTTGTAGAAAGGGCTTTATAGTTCATCGCAAATATGATAAAGGCTGATCCCGTAGTCATTAAAGCACTTTTTTCGAATACCGGCGTGCTTTTTCCAAGCTTACTAGTAAATAATATATACAAGGTATATAACAATGCAGACAATAAGCCTAGTGCTATCCCAACAACAGAAAAGTTGCTCTCTTTTATTTTCAGGAAATTAGCCGCCAAAAGAGAACCTATTACAATAAAAGCAGACGCCAAAATCTCCACAACAGACGGCTTTTTCTTAAAAACCGCCCACTCTGCCAAAACACTCATCCAGGTCATTTGCATTAATAAAACAATGGCTAAAGATGCCGGAATATACTCAATAGAAAGGTAGTAGCTATACGTCGCTACACCCATAGACGTCCCTGCTAACAATAGCTTTATACTTTCCACTGATTGTATTGTCTTTTTTCGAACTGATCTACCTACTACAATACCCCACAAAACCACCGAACCTAAAAATGTTTGTGCAAATGTAATTTCTGAAGCGTTATACCCTTGCCCATAAGCAACTTTTGCAAATGAGGTTAATCCCCCATAGCTTAACGCTCCCAATATTACAATAATTATATACCTAGCCATCATCTTGTTTTTTCCTTGTAAAATTATAAATTCAAAGAATAAAACCACATTATCAAATCAAAATATGTAAAAGTTCCTAATTTTAAACATTAACAACGGATTAACTCCAAAACAAATAAATTTTATTTATATTTATCGGAAAAAGTCCGGTGGAGAAATTAAATAAACAAGAAATAGAACTTTTGCGCTTACTGCAAAAGAACTCAAAATTAGACATTACCTATTTGACACAACGATTAAATATGTCAAAAACATCAGTATATGACAAAATTAAAAAATTTGAAAATGAGGGCTATATTAAAGAATATGTTGCCATTATTGATCAAAAAAAAGTAGGCCTCCATTTTACCGTAATGGTTAATGTATCCCTTAATAGTCAACGTATAGAATATGTCAATGAGTTTTTAGAACGAATATCAGATCTGGATGAGGTAATGGAAGCTTATGTAACAAGTGGCCTGTTTGATATCATTTTTAAAGTAGTGGTTAGAGATCCTGAAGCTTTTAATGATTTTGTCATGAATAAAATTTCAACAATTCCTCACATCAGTAAAATCCAGAGTTCTTTTGTAATGAGGTACATCAAACAAACGTCAGCCCTACCCTTTTAAAATTCATAAAAAAATAATGTCTAAATCATCTATTCCTTTTAAAATAAAATCGGCACAGAATAAAATTCTGCACCGATCTCCACAATTATTGAAAAAACTAACTGAGTTTATCAGGGGGCACTCAATTTCTACTTTTTAATGAATTTATTATGATAGATTTTGCCATCATTACTTTTAGAAATAATGATATAATTTCCAGGTGTCAGGCTACTTATATCAATAGGCTGGTTATAGGTATGGTTATTTTTTTGGAAAACAACTCTTCCCGAAGCATCTGTAACAGAAACCTCTTTATACACCTTATCTGATTCTCTTCCAATAAATATCATTTGTGCAGCCGGGTTAGGATATACCTTAAGATTATTTCCTTTTTTCGGACCAGTTTCTCCCGTTCCCAGATTGCAAAAACTCCAGTTTCCAAAATTTAGTTTTACAAATGAACCGAGTCCTAGAAATTTACATTCATCAGGACAGTATGCTGTACAGGCATAGAATCCATATTCTCCGGATTGCATTGCCAAATAAGTATCTCCCGATGCTCCCTGAACAATACAAGGGTCTCCCGAAACCGGAGGTATATTACTCGGTGTACATTTATACCATGTATGAACTCCATATAAGTCGGGGAATACATCATCAAATTGTACTGTAGCTCCATTACAAACATTATATTCCCCAGGACCTATATTCTCATAAGTTCCTGGTGTAAGGGTTGTCATCATAGCCGGAAGTCCGTAAGCAAATCCATCAGCAAGAATGGGTGAGCTCTGTGCCGTACAATCATTAAGAGTAGCCTCTACTTTAAAGTAATAAAGCATATCACTCCCACCGTCAATTGTCAGATTTTGAGAGGTCGCTCCTGCAATTGCTACCCAGGGATTAGGGTTGGGAGATTGAGAGCTCCACTGCTGTTTATACCACTGGTAGCTTCCATAAGTTTGTGTTGAAAGTACTTCCGTTTCTGTATTACAGAATACAACCTTGTCCGGAAATTGTACACCTAGCCTCGGACTGGTAATGCTTGGAGTAAATGTACACTGCGCATTGATAGTCAATATACCAAGCAGTAATGACAATGTTAAAAAAATTAGTTTTGTTTTCATATTATTATTGTTTTGTTGGTTTTAGTTTTTATTCATTCTCTTTTTATTTAATCAAGTAAAATTCTTATCCCGAATTTTACATTAAAATTGAGTGGTTTCTCTTTATAAATAGTATTCAGGGAGCTTTCATCTTTGAAATGATATCCGATGCCGGGCTCAGCATAAACTCCTATATTTTTAACCACTTTCAATTGCAATCCAAGGGCACTGTTGAGTGAAACCTGTACTGGTTGACTTTCCAACCGTTCTCTTGTTTCATCTTTAACTTCATTATTCACGATGTATTTAGTAGTAAAACTGCTGGCAACTGATTTCTCAACAAGAGCTCCGGCGGTAACATACCCCGTAAATGGCCCTTTCTGTATTACATTATAATTAACTTGTACCGGAATACCTATATAATGCACCGTCTGCTCGCTTTTCACAAAATTAGACTGGCTTCCGGAGTGAAGCTCTGATGATAATTTGGTATAGTTGATCCCCGTTCCGATTCCCCATCTTTTTCCAAGGTTATAATATAATGAGATCCCTAAATTTAGAGGAACTTTATGCCTCACTGTAGCTTCAACATTCTCACTTTGATTGGCCAGCAGAACTGCCATAAACGGATCATTACTATATTCCGAAGCACTCCATACTTCATCAATTGATAGTGGTTTTCCTCCCATTGTCGCGTATCCCGGAAATTGCTGGGATTCTGAAGAGGCTTTGCCGGTAAGCATACTTAACATCCAGGATTTATGGGATTTACTCTTCTTCACTTTTGTCAGGCTAGTTAAGGGTTTAGAATTCAAACTGATATCCTCTTCAGAAAGAAGCTCGTTGATTGCTTCTCTACGGGTAATCGATAAGTTATTATACTGAACAGAAGAAATTTGATTCTGCCCTATGATTCCATATTGTCCGGGTAAAGTGATAAGAGGCTGGGCTTCTTTAAATTTTA from Chryseobacterium piperi encodes:
- a CDS encoding outer membrane beta-barrel protein — encoded protein: MSNQWLNDLRRKMEDHTDDVPDELWDHIKDDLFSKEDENTIAGLPIIADEGSDEVRKEKTQLRPWAYRIAGIAAAIALFFIIGKQMLTVEHKEEKEPKISYSVKEGKNENPDAQTSSIINNGKESAGHILNSLNKKGTIALQKSLPQNEWKNTIAEDNNYLKFKEAQPLITLPGQYGIIGQNQISSVQYNNLSITRREAINELLSEEDISLNSKPLTSLTKVKKSKSHKSWMLSMLTGKASSESQQFPGYATMGGKPLSIDEVWSASEYSNDPFMAVLLANQSENVEATVRHKVPLNLGISLYYNLGKRWGIGTGINYTKLSSELHSGSQSNFVKSEQTVHYIGIPVQVNYNVIQKGPFTGYVTAGALVEKSVASSFTTKYIVNNEVKDETRERLESQPVQVSLNSALGLQLKVVKNIGVYAEPGIGYHFKDESSLNTIYKEKPLNFNVKFGIRILLD
- a CDS encoding Lrp/AsnC family transcriptional regulator yields the protein MSKTSVYDKIKKFENEGYIKEYVAIIDQKKVGLHFTVMVNVSLNSQRIEYVNEFLERISDLDEVMEAYVTSGLFDIIFKVVVRDPEAFNDFVMNKISTIPHISKIQSSFVMRYIKQTSALPF
- a CDS encoding T9SS type A sorting domain-containing protein, producing MKTKLIFLTLSLLLGILTINAQCTFTPSITSPRLGVQFPDKVVFCNTETEVLSTQTYGSYQWYKQQWSSQSPNPNPWVAIAGATSQNLTIDGGSDMLYYFKVEATLNDCTAQSSPILADGFAYGLPAMMTTLTPGTYENIGPGEYNVCNGATVQFDDVFPDLYGVHTWYKCTPSNIPPVSGDPCIVQGASGDTYLAMQSGEYGFYACTAYCPDECKFLGLGSFVKLNFGNWSFCNLGTGETGPKKGNNLKVYPNPAAQMIFIGRESDKVYKEVSVTDASGRVVFQKNNHTYNQPIDISSLTPGNYIIISKSNDGKIYHNKFIKK
- a CDS encoding EamA family transporter; the encoded protein is MARYIIIVILGALSYGGLTSFAKVAYGQGYNASEITFAQTFLGSVVLWGIVVGRSVRKKTIQSVESIKLLLAGTSMGVATYSYYLSIEYIPASLAIVLLMQMTWMSVLAEWAVFKKKPSVVEILASAFIVIGSLLAANFLKIKESNFSVVGIALGLLSALLYTLYILFTSKLGKSTPVFEKSALMTTGSAFIIFAMNYKALSTSINFNFGLIQWGIFLAIFGTIIPPICFTVGMPKIGAGLSSTLLTLELPAAIFSAHVILGEKIYLIQIIGILMMIGAIVCINFLKKK
- a CDS encoding YifB family Mg chelatase-like AAA ATPase, which produces MLIKIYGSAIHGVAAQTITIEVNIDTGGVGYHLVGLPDNAIKESSYRISAALKNGGYKIPGKKITINMAPADLRKEGSAYDLSIAIGILAASDQILAENIHDYIIMGELSLDGSLQAIKGVLPIAIQAREEGFKGIILPKQNTREAAIVEGLEVYGAENIKEVIDFFNEGKAIPKVVLDIKKEFQEKINHFPFDFSEVKGQETAKRAMEVAAAGGHNIILIGPPGSGKTMLAKRVPSILPPLTLKEALETTKIHSVAGKMGSETSLMTVRPFRSPHHTISDVALVGGGSYPQPGEISLAHNGVLFLDEMPEFKRTVLEVMRQPLEDREVTISRAKFTVIYPSSFMLVASMNPSPSGYFPDDPNNTSSTLEMQRYMNKLSGPLLDRIDIHIEIQKVEFEQLAEKRKGEKSEEIRKRVLKAREMQEERYKNLDISYNAQMGVRQIEQFCELDEVSFALIKLAMDKLNLSARAYDRILKVARTIADLEQSEKVLSHHISEAIQYRSLDREFWNV
- a CDS encoding TetR/AcrR family transcriptional regulator, whose translation is MSKKDIKDHILVEAMEILKNEGSSGVTMRKVASSCNISLSNLQYHYTNKTILLQALSAKFFAHCSENLLNEWEVISAEKDLSTEQFIRKLVEFLIGDDEIGIDYYLYREIWALSLRDPELSIAVKDFYSNYARLIAELIGQVKQSSTEEIASLLVPFMEGYSIVRKAMPSDAKQMTETLVRIIVAL